CGCCTGCGAGCCATAGCCGCCACCAAACAAATTAAAGTGATTGAGGATGTGATAGAGGTTGTACAGGGTTTTCCGTTGCTGATATTCCGCATCGAGGGGATAAGTTTCGTTATAGCCTCGGTAGAAAGCGGCGGGAAATCCCCCAAATAACTCGGTCATCGCCATATCGACTTCGCGATCGCCTACATACGTCGCCGGATCGAGAATCACAGGCTCCCCATCTGTTGTAAACGCCGCATTTCCCGACCACAAATCCCCATGTACTAAAGCCGGTTGCGGCTGGTGGTGCGCCAATAACTCCGGGATAGCGGCCAAAAGGCGATCGCACTCTGGGAAATCTCCCCCCTTGCGTTTGGCGAGTTGGAACTGATACCCCAAACGATGCTTCACCCAAAAGCTTGTCCAGTCCGCCGTCCAATCATTAACCTGCGGCGTCGATCCAATCGTATTATTTTGCAACCAACCAAAAGGCGTTGCTTTCGGCAGATCCGGAGGGGTAGCGCGATGCATTGCGGCCAGTTGGCGGCCCATTGCTTCCCAATCTGAGGAACTTCCCCGACCAAAGGTTAACCACTCTAAGACAATATAAGCGGATCGATCTGCCGTTCCCCAACAAATGGGCTGAGGAACCCGGATCGTCTGCGTTTGCGCCATCTGAGATAAACCCAAGGCTTCCGCCTCAAACATCGCCAGTTGCGACGCCTGGTTGAGTTTCACAAAATAAGTACAGTCGGTTCCCACTAAGGAGTACCCTTGGTTAATGCACCCCCCGCTGACCGATCGCGTTTGTTCAATTGCGAAGGGTCGATCGGTCGCTTGGGCAATTCGTTCGGCGATCTTAGTCCACATGATACTCTTGAATTCTTAGCCTTGGGTTCATTGTCCCGCGTTACCAGCCCCTTGTCCCCGGCCCCCCTTTAAAAGGCCCGACAATATCAGAGGTAATCCACCCCCCATAGAAATCGCCGGGTTGAGGGGTGACTTGTTCATCATCCACCAAGCAAGCATCCATCGCTTGGGCATAAAATCCATAGTATTCCTGAATCGCGATAAACGGAGGCGTGGGTTGCACGTAGCGCCAAGCGGCATGAGATGCGGTTTTCTCTCCCACTGACAGATCGTAA
This genomic interval from Desertifilum tharense IPPAS B-1220 contains the following:
- a CDS encoding fructosamine kinase family protein, producing MWTKIAERIAQATDRPFAIEQTRSVSGGCINQGYSLVGTDCTYFVKLNQASQLAMFEAEALGLSQMAQTQTIRVPQPICWGTADRSAYIVLEWLTFGRGSSSDWEAMGRQLAAMHRATPPDLPKATPFGWLQNNTIGSTPQVNDWTADWTSFWVKHRLGYQFQLAKRKGGDFPECDRLLAAIPELLAHHQPQPALVHGDLWSGNAAFTTDGEPVILDPATYVGDREVDMAMTELFGGFPAAFYRGYNETYPLDAEYQQRKTLYNLYHILNHFNLFGGGYGSQANRMIAEILRA